tctctaCCCATACACGCTGTCTTCTCTGGTATTACTAAAATAGGTACATTCTTCTAGCCCTTAAGTTCAGACCTTCTCTTCTACAGTGGATCCCATCCCCGGAGAAACTGCTCTACAATTGGCCCTTCTCATTTACAACATCCGTTTGTCTCTCCCCATGGGACACTCGGGTCCACACATGAACGTATTATGACATCTCTCCTCTCAGTTAACATCAACCACCTTAACCTCAcactcccccaccaaaaaaaaaaaaaaaaaaaaattccaactcatagtgaccctacaggacagagtagaactgtcccataggattttcaaggagcagctggtggattcgaactgccagccttttagttagcaggttAAGAACTCCtcacctctgcaccaccagggctccacttctcCACCAGGCACCTGCAAAGTGCTTCAAGAATGGAACCAGGTCTGTTTCCTCACCATCTCTTCTCTCTTGAACCCATTCACGATTGTTCTCACACTTCACTAACTGCCCTTGTTAAATCACCAAGGATTTCCTACTGGCAAAGCCAATGGTCAGTTTTCAGTCTTCGTATAAACTCCACTTGTCAGAAGCATCTGGCAGATAATCACTCCCTTTCTTAAAAACCCTTCTTCCCTTAATTTTCAGGATACCACTCTTCTGGTTTTCCTCCTACTGACCCGTTTTCCAGGGCTGTTTTAATGCCATATGACTTTAACCTGTAACATGGCATTCAATACGATCCATGCATTCATAATTCCCAAATGAGTATTGAGTCTCCAGCTCTCTCCTGAGCTCCAGCCTGCAGATCCATCTTTCTATTAAATTATCTCTACCTGGAAGTCTAATAGGAATCTCACACTTAACAGATCCAGAATTGAGTTCTTGGTTTACCCCCTTTAAATGCATTCCTTTCTGAGTCtgtcctatttttaaaaatggtacAATCCTTTTGCTTAGGGAACAAAAACCTGGGGTTCACCTTTGACTCCTCTTTCTCAGCCCACATTCAGTTCATCAACACACCCTGTTGCCTCTCTCCACCTCTGAAAAGCAACAGTAACCCAGTAACACCTCCACAGCCACCACCCTAAACTCTCATTAGGAAGACTGTCACGGACTCAACCTCTCTGTTCCTGACCACCTGCACTCATTCTTCATTTCAGTGACCCTTTTAAAAAAAGCCCAGGTGAGATCCTGTCACTCTTACCTGAAATCTTCCATTTGCTTCTTATTCTCAGGGTGGGCAAAGCCCTCCCTGTGGCCCCAAAAGCCTACAAGATCTGGCTTCCGTCAACCTCCCTGACCTCACAGTCTAGTATCCCTTCCCTTGCTCATTCTCCTCAACCACACTGGCCTCTTCTCTGTCCTCAATCATGCCAAGGCCCCTCCTCGCTCTGAGGACCTGGGCTcttcctggaatgctcttcctccATATCGTCACATGGCTAACTCAGTTCTATAAGGTGTCCACTGATGTCTCCCAGAGACCTTCCCAGTCCACCCAGGATAAAGTGGTCTTCCCATTCACTCTTAATCCACGTTTTTTTTCATAGCATTACCATCCGATACTATATACACACCTCCTATTACCACCTAACACTATATATTTATCTGATTGTTTAGAAGGCAAACTCCCCAAGGGCAagaaattccttttgtttgttgcCTTATCTCTGgggcttagaacagtgcttggcccTGAGCTGAAATCTAGAAATACTTGTTGAACGAATAACAACAAGAAAGGGACGGGCACCTAACTTCTCAAACTGGCCAACAGTTATAGAAAATGCTTGATTTTACTAGTAATCatgaaaatgtaaacaaaaaaagTCATGGTTGCTTCTTTGCTCTTAATGCTAGTACTTAGGGCTGGAGAGGGTTGAGTGTAACCATTATTAAGACGTTAAATGTGCATATCCTTTGACCCAACAGTTCCACTCCCAGAAAATAAAACTTGGATCTATGCAGAAatttgggccagttctactctgtcatatagggtcgctatgagtcggaatcgactcgaaggcactgggttttggggatGCAGAAATTTTTCAACAAGAATGACTGCTGCAGTGCCATGAGCGCGACTGAAACATTACAGATCACCTCAGAATCTAAAGACTGCTGAAACGATGGTGCtggcatgtgtgcagagtacagctgccccacagggtttttaacgatgtggcctttcagaagcagatcgccaggcctgtcttccaaagcgcggctgagtggattcgaactgccaagctttcggctactagtcaagcgcttaaccactggtgCCCCCCAGGGATCCCTGACACAATGGTACAGTCATACAATCTTATAGAGCTATTGATTCAAAAAGCTGTCAAAAATTATATGACACAAAAAACGTTCATTAAGCATTAAGCAAAAACAGATCATACAAATAGGTAGAgtaggatctcattttatttcttaaaacctGAATATGCAttaaaatgttcatagcagttacTGTCATGTTAAGATAGATGATCCAAATTCTTCTTCTTCTGCATTTTCCCAGTTTCTTTACAATAAGCATGCATTAgttttgtaataataataaaaaaaaaaaggctcagggGTAAATGTGACAAATAAATTAAGTACCGAGTACCTGTAACCTCGTCAGTAACTACTGCCGGTAACTCCCAGCACTACAGCAGCGGTGCTGGGGGGTGTCCCGACGTTCGGTGAAGCTTGGAACTCTTAGGTCGATCACCTCAACACACCGAGCAGCTGCGGCAACCACTCTCCTCAACCCCAGCTCTACTACAACTCACTAACTAGTTCTGTGCCtgcttcctcgtctgtaaaatgtgACGATGGCGCCTCTCGTGCAGCAATCTAGAGGTTTCAATCATGTTTCACATACATAACAGAACCTGACAGACAGCACGCCTGGCAACACTGGCTGTTATTCTCTCCCCAAACAGAGCTTCTGCATGGTGTTCCAGTCTGACTGCGGAAGTAAGTGTCACTGGAGAAAGGTGGTATTTATGACAATATGGAAACTTTTGTACAGCAATGCAAAAGGAGGTTACTTTTTTCCTGTTACAGGTCACCTATTGAACAATTACCTAACATTATTCAAAATTCTAGTTAGAAGGTTTCCTGCCATCTTTGTAAGGAGGGGGAAATGAGGCAAACTGTACAGGGGAAGCTGGTATTCCACAGCACTCAACCTGTGTGAGACATCTTAGACTCCTACCAAAGACCACAGACCCAGCAGCAGAACAGCCAGACTTCACATACAGTATACAAGGCCTTCAATCTGTATAAGCTAGTGCTTTTCCCAAACCAGTGTGGCCAAAATTAAGTATCTAGAAATTTAATATACACAACTGTACAAACTGCCAGAAATGAGGCGCCATTTTTGATTTTCAGTGTTCTGAAATCCTCATTCTCCGACAAATACAAAATGAAGCCAAAAAAGGAGAATAAATTCTTGATCATTTTAATTTGGAAAACAGATTCCGTGCTTTTTAGGTAGAGCCAAAGGAACATCTCCAGTAGCTTACATTTTGTTCACGGTTATTCAGACAAGGCCAGTGTGGAAAACACTACCTAAAAACATAACTTAAGTTCTTCAAGGACAGTAATAAATATTAAACTAAAGAGTTAACAGGCATTCAACAACTCTCAAACAAATATTCATCAAAATGAGGTAAGTCTAATGGATCATCTGCTAAAGAGTTTAATGCtgaagtagaaaaaaattcaTCAAAAATATCAGTTTTCATGCATGTCTCCAAGTTTAAGGTTCTAACGCAGGAATGACTTGTTAGTGAGTCTGTCTGAACTTCACCTTGATGTTTCTTGGTGGGACTGCAATAATTATGGTCCTGTCTCAGGTGTGTGTCTTGGGGAGTAGTGTTTAGTGCATCGGCTACTGGCGCTGGAATACGGTTATCACCCATTTCCAAGTACCTGAAGTCAGCTTCCCCGTGCTCTGCAGGCTCTGCCGAAACAACAGCTGTGGGAGACAGTAGTTCTGCTAAAATCTCTTCCTGAGTTTGACCGCTACATTGGGAAGCGCCAGCAATTGTGGTGCATCCGGATTTAGTATCTGCATTATCAATCTGGTACTGCAGTTCATTTAACAAGTCTTCTATGGATTCACAATCATTTGGAGACCCGCAATGGGaggcattttccaaattttcaccTGGAAGTGTTCCGTTCTGGGGGGAAGACATAAGAGCagctaatttcttcttttttgccttAAGTTTTTTAAGAAGTTTTAGTCGAAGTCGATGAATCTGGCCATCAACTGAGTTTCCGTGGCTGGCTGAAGAAATGCCACTTTCGTTGCCATGAGAACTGTGACTGAGGTGAGCCCCGTGAGGGGCGCTTTCACTCTGCTTCAAAACGTCTGAATCAGCACTACCACTGGGGCGCAGATGAGCAGCTGTGCCATCTGAAGACGGGTCACTTGGTGGAGGATTACTAACCGGAGGCGGCTTACTTGCACACTTTCGCGCTTTCCTGGATACCTGGTTGGCCTTCTGGTTTATACCTTTCGTTTTAAAGCCACCAAAATTACTTGCCCCTTTCACTGAAGGCTGCAAATCAGTTATAGTGTTTCTAGTATGAGCTGAGACACAAGGTGGCATAAAAGAAGCACCCTTGCTTAAAAGGCCTTTCACCCAACTTCCCACAAACGGTTTCTTCTGATTTTCTTTCAGAGCTTTCGGAGGCTGATTCTGTACCGACCTAGCTGCTATGCCTGGAGAATGCGTGGCAGcttcttttttcttcaaattaGACACCTGAGATGTAACATGTTCTGACTTTAATTTCTCAGTTTCTGGTGAAAGGAATTGTCTGAACTGAGGACTCCTCTCAATTTCTATTGATTCTACTCCTTGTGTAAGATCAGTAGCATGACCATTATTCACAGGTTGAGTAATTACAATATCTTCTGTATTCGGCTGTACTGACGGCACGTCTGCATTTATGACTTGAGATGGAAACCTTACATCCACAGCTTGGTCTTTGATAAGCTTTTCCGTACAAGGAGCTAATACGAAAGAATTCGTTAGTGATTCTTGCAATTGCAAAGTATTTGTTTCGAAAATTCCTTCGTTTTCTCCCACAGGTCTCTTTTCTAAGAGGAAACCATCAGAGTTAACCTGTATTTCTTCAAGTGTCAAAGTTAAAAGATTATTGTCAACCAAACCACATGGACTTGAAAGTGACTGATCTCCAATAACTACAGCTTCAGCCTGTGAAAGAGCAGTTGGAACACCTGACGTATCGGAGGGGTGAGTTACTGAGGACGTTTCAGCCGAGGCAGCATCGCCCACAGAACACGATGCTGGGAACGCTGGGTTCTCATCGCTGAAAGCATGCTGATCAGTCTTCTTTGTAAGTGGAAGGCCGGCAACTGTTGTATCTATCATTTGGGATATTTTTCCTTCCCAGATAACAATATGAATCTCTGAAGCAGGAACTTCAAATTTCTCATGTCTCTCAGCACATGGGCCTTTTAAGTCATCACACTCAAGCCAACTTCCTGGGAGAATGGGAAGAATAGGAAAGAGATTAGACATTCAAAAGTCACTGTCTTAGTTTAACATTCTTCTGGCCTCTTAAATTGCTCTATCATTGAGTACAGACCAAAGGCGAACACTCTAAGACAGGGCCTTGTCCTCATGTCGCCATTTTTTCTCTGCCAAATGTTAAAGCCCTTCTTTGGCTAACAAGTTATGGACTTACATACCCATAAATTTGAAAAACTGAGGTAGCTTTTTGGATAGTTTACACTTTTTCCTAAAATACCCATAAAACTCAAGACAGAAGTATATTTAACCTTTGTAGCTTAGAATACAGTATCAACTATTTATCCAACAATGTCAGAAAACAGAAGCTGTTCCATATATGTGAGTTTTCAAGTTATATAAAGCTTCTTACCCCAGGTACCAACATGTATTTCAATTCTTATTTGATTTCTGAGTTTCTCTTTCCTCATGTGCTAGGTGGAAATGATATGACGGATGACAAGGGGAGAGTCTATGGACTAGGGCTAGTCTACTGTGTCAGATACTGAAGCACTGTATTAAGTCAGGAAGTGTGAAGAGCCCGTTACTGATGGCAGTTTGGTCACTGGCTCTTATCCTGAGCATCACGATTTCCATGGAGCAGCAGGAATAGGAGGGCATGATGTAGTGGACTCCCGTGTAGGTGAGGAACGAGGAGGTAACTTGTTTAaactagtcattaaaaaaaaaaaaaagcacagctaagaagaaaaggaaggtaGCTCGGTGCTGGTGGGTGATGTGGGGTTAAGGGAAGGTATgtttttatatctatattttaCCTACTACTACATGATAATTTGGGAAGCGCTAACTACAGACCTGGACAGGCAACAGCTTTTAACTAATCAACAATTACATGTGCTCTTACTGCTGACTTTTCCAAACCATCCACACTTCAACTGTGTATGTCAATACCCATGCGCCTATGAAGCGGAAATGGATAGCAAAAGTGTAATTTCATGGGAATTGTGACACAGCAAATATGCAGCTTACTCTGGATTTCTGTTAAACTAAACGGGATGAATAAATCATGTCAAACACCACCATACTTATTAATATTTGATATTCCTGGGATTACAGTAGTGAGCCCCCAAACCACTATATTTCCTTTTAAGGGAGTATGTTACTTTAGACAACACTGTTTTGACAGTAGAGAAGTGATGACCACCATAATGTTCTTTAATGTTTCAAAATTACATTTACCAAAACccagacccactgctgttgacttgattatgactcacagccaccctagaGACACTTAATATGGTACACtacatttccctttcctttctcccttatatacacacacacatccctatCCTTTTGAAAAGGTTTCTAAGAGTGCACACAGAGAACTCATGACTGATACAGATGGGATATATCCATAAAATCCACTTTCTAACGCTGAAAACTACCCTATCTTCGGAGTGTGAGGACAGAGGACTCTGTCACAGGTTTCAAAGGCTTCCTCTAAGGCACTAATCTTGTGGAGTAAGGAGGGTAAAGAAAGGGAAAGACACTGGTCTTCATCTGCTGCTACAGACCAATTCAATTTCTGAGGTACCATTAGTAACTGAGAACAACTAAGTTCCCGATCTGACACAGATTGAAAAAAATTCccaaaatggaaaaattaaaaatgagatctaagtatttattaaaatatctgATATAAACTAAGTAAAACGAGAGCATGACTAAGTAACGTAACACAACTATGTCCTCTCTGAGAGTATAtcacaaaaagagaaatgagaaaaCATACGCAGAGATCTGCTAacccccccgccccacacacaCTAAGTATGTGACTTACGTGGCTACACCCTTCGAAAACTACCTGAACCTGCCACTTCTTACTCTCCTTGAAACTCTGAGAGTCCTCGTTTGCCTCTGCCAGTGGTTCTCCACCATATCtgcacataagaatcacctagggagcTCTTAAACCAATAGTGATATTTGGGCCCAATCCCCAAAGACGAATTCACTGATGTAGGGCTAGGTCAGGAAATTTGTTACAAACTAACCAAATGATTCTTACACGCTGACAGGGTTTCTTGGCAAGTGCACTTCACttgaagaggatttttttttagcttaactACTACCACTCTCCTCTTCACACTGCGAAATGATTAATGGTATACTCTGGAATGCAACAGAAAATTAAAGTGGATTTTTGaaaagtttttgtttatggtattGAGAACTACTTCCACCCAAATTCTGCAGCAGGATTAAACTTCAAGGTAGTAATTGTATTTACAGTGTGAGTTTCAGTTTGCCAAGTGCTCTTACATAACACATTATTTTGTTCCAGCCAAACCATCCCTGGAGGAAAATATTCAAaagtttctcaaatatgaaaagTATCCAAACAATAGAAAATGTTGTATCAAAGTGACACCTTACCAGTGCCTGAAGTACACTTCAAGGGGATTAAGTTATTTTATCTAAGACAAAGTGAACAATTTGAGTACAACAAACTCAATATTAAACcacattagagaaatggaagggGAAAAATTATCAAAATTCATGAACTGTACTTATTTAGCTTTCTATTAAGTTTAATTACTTAGATAAGGGCTATACCCTGAATGAAGCTGTTTAACAAACCATGGGTTTCAGATACTCTATTTCACAGTGAATATTCTTAGAaatggatatttttatttttttgtttatattaacAATCGCAAACTAAGCAAAACTTATTTTTGGTGTATTTTCTTGATTAAAAACCTGCAGTGTGATgcactttctttttaaaagaagTCAGAAATTAAAATTCCCAGCATTCACTTTTCTAGAATGAACATGTAGTACTCAtacaataaaagcaaaaaactaaAGCGAacatattaagtggaaaaaagcaaaCTGCACACCAACATTAGTATACGATCTCCTTCTTTGTCTGAAAGAGAAACATGCATATGTGCACGTATATACCCAGATACACTGACGTCGGCAAAGAAAATAGTAACGAAGGTAATAAAACCAGCCGACTTGTTAATAGTGATGGGGTATGTGGGAGAGGGTGGAAAAAGTAAAGGCAAGGGCAAaaaagacttacacaatgaaaattataaaacactactaaaagagacctacaaaaatggaaagacatccagtgctcatggactggaagatTTAATATAGTGAAAATCTCAATCCTACCTAAAGTGATCTATGGATACAAGGCAATCCTGATACAAatctcaacaacattctttactgaaatggaaaaactaataaccaacttcatatggaaagcaaa
The sequence above is drawn from the Loxodonta africana isolate mLoxAfr1 chromosome 23, mLoxAfr1.hap2, whole genome shotgun sequence genome and encodes:
- the USPL1 gene encoding SUMO-specific isopeptidase USPL1 isoform X4 encodes the protein MNYDSAKDASDGYCPACREKGKLKALKTYRISFQESIFLCEDLQCIYPLGSKSLNNLICPDLEDCHIPNKPQKRKILATSYEDSPPLTNSKKTRNHFVIDGEQTLNSKPNGDPYDETSGLPELPQSGRQNVVRTADSLEQKIVEPDSVDCPAGEDPPTVDIAGTRETSPQNQGCTSELELPLETSSTSLCQTSCVQWKNTFALCWLDCILSALVHLEGLRNAVTELCTTQESVFRQLFTKYNEADKLLHTHQLDAVKDEDCKKLPSVLFTKIDACLNEVRDEIFTRLQPQLRCTLGDMESPVFAFPLLLKIEPHIEKLFMYSFSWNFECSQCGHKYQNRCIKTLVTFTHVIPEWHPLNAAHFGPCNSCNNKSQIRKMVLEKVSPIFMVHFVEGLPHNDLQQYLFHFEDSIYQVTSVIQYQANNHFITWILDADGSWLECDDLKGPCAERHEKFEVPASEIHIVIWEGKISQMIDTTVAGLPLTKKTDQHAFSDENPAFPASCSVGDAASAETSSVTHPSDTSGVPTALSQAEAVVIGDQSLSSPCGLVDNNLLTLTLEEIQVNSDGFLLEKRPVGENEGIFETNTLQLQESLTNSFVLAPCTEKLIKDQAVDVRFPSQVINADVPSVQPNTEDIVITQPVNNGHATDLTQGVESIEIERSPQFRQFLSPETEKLKSEHVTSQVSNLKKKEAATHSPGIAARSVQNQPPKALKENQKKPFVGSWVKGLLSKGASFMPPCVSAHTRNTITDLQPSVKGASNFGGFKTKGINQKANQVSRKARKCASKPPPVSNPPPSDPSSDGTAAHLRPSGSADSDVLKQSESAPHGAHLSHSSHGNESGISSASHGNSVDGQIHRLRLKLLKKLKAKKKKLAALMSSPQNGTLPGENLENASHCGSPNDCESIEDLLNELQYQIDNADTKSGCTTIAGASQCSGQTQEEILAELLSPTAVVSAEPAEHGEADFRYLEMGDNRIPAPVADALNTTPQDTHLRQDHNYCSPTKKHQGEVQTDSLTSHSCVRTLNLETCMKTDIFDEFFSTSALNSLADDPLDLPHFDEYLFESC
- the USPL1 gene encoding SUMO-specific isopeptidase USPL1 isoform X3, which produces MMDSPKIGNGLPVIGQGTDRGNYDSAKDASDGYCPACREKGKLKALKTYRISFQESIFLCEDLQCIYPLGSKSLNNLICPDLEDCHIPNKPQKRKILATSYEDSPPLTNSKKTRNHFVIDGEQTLNSKPNGDPYDETSGLPELPQSGRQNVVRTADSLEQKIVEPDSVDCPAGEDPPTVDIAGTRETSPQNQGCTSELELPLETSSTSLCQTSCVQWKNTFALCWLDCILSALVHLEGLRNAVTELCTTQESVFRQLFTKYNEADKLLHTHQLDAVKDEDCKKLPSVLFTKIDACLNEVRDEIFTRLQPQLRCTLGDMESPVFAFPLLLKIEPHIEKLFMYSFSWNFECSQCGHKYQNRCIKTLVTFTHVIPEWHPLNAAHFGPCNSCNNKSQIRKMVLEKVSPIFMVHFVEGLPHNDLQQYLFHFEDSIYQVTSVIQYQANNHFITWILDADGSWLECDDLKGPCAERHEKFEVPASEIHIVIWEGKISQMIDTTVAGLPLTKKTDQHAFSDENPAFPASCSVGDAASAETSSVTHPSDTSGVPTALSQAEAVVIGDQSLSSPCGLVDNNLLTLTLEEIQVNSDGFLLEKRPVGENEGIFETNTLQLQESLTNSFVLAPCTEKLIKDQAVDVRFPSQVINADVPSVQPNTEDIVITQPVNNGHATDLTQGVESIEIERSPQFRQFLSPETEKLKSEHVTSQVSNLKKKEAATHSPGIAARSVQNQPPKALKENQKKPFVGSWVKGLLSKGASFMPPCVSAHTRNTITDLQPSVKGASNFGGFKTKGINQKANQVSRKARKCASKPPPVSNPPPSDPSSDGTAAHLRPSGSADSDVLKQSESAPHGAHLSHSSHGNESGISSASHGNSVDGQIHRLRLKLLKKLKAKKKKLAALMSSPQNGTLPGENLENASHCGSPNDCESIEDLLNELQYQIDNADTKSGCTTIAGASQCSGQTQEEILAELLSPTAVVSAEPAEHGEADFRYLEMGDNRIPAPVADALNTTPQDTHLRQDHNYCSPTKKHQGEVQTDSLTSHSCVRTLNLETCMKTDIFDEFFSTSALNSLADDPLDLPHFDEYLFESC
- the USPL1 gene encoding SUMO-specific isopeptidase USPL1 isoform X1, coding for MMDSPKIGNGLPVIGQGTDRGVPSLHRVGNLGKNYDSAKDASDGYCPACREKGKLKALKTYRISFQESIFLCEDLQCIYPLGSKSLNNLICPDLEDCHIPNKPQKRKILATSYEDSPPLTNSKKTRNHFVIDGEQTLNSKPNGDPYDETSGLPELPQSGRQNVVRTADSLEQKIVEPDSVDCPAGEDPPTVDIAGTRETSPQNQGCTSELELPLETSSTSLCQTSCVQWKNTFALCWLDCILSALVHLEGLRNAVTELCTTQESVFRQLFTKYNEADKLLHTHQLDAVKDEDCKKLPSVLFTKIDACLNEVRDEIFTRLQPQLRCTLGDMESPVFAFPLLLKIEPHIEKLFMYSFSWNFECSQCGHKYQNRCIKTLVTFTHVIPEWHPLNAAHFGPCNSCNNKSQIRKMVLEKVSPIFMVHFVEGLPHNDLQQYLFHFEDSIYQVTSVIQYQANNHFITWILDADGSWLECDDLKGPCAERHEKFEVPASEIHIVIWEGKISQMIDTTVAGLPLTKKTDQHAFSDENPAFPASCSVGDAASAETSSVTHPSDTSGVPTALSQAEAVVIGDQSLSSPCGLVDNNLLTLTLEEIQVNSDGFLLEKRPVGENEGIFETNTLQLQESLTNSFVLAPCTEKLIKDQAVDVRFPSQVINADVPSVQPNTEDIVITQPVNNGHATDLTQGVESIEIERSPQFRQFLSPETEKLKSEHVTSQVSNLKKKEAATHSPGIAARSVQNQPPKALKENQKKPFVGSWVKGLLSKGASFMPPCVSAHTRNTITDLQPSVKGASNFGGFKTKGINQKANQVSRKARKCASKPPPVSNPPPSDPSSDGTAAHLRPSGSADSDVLKQSESAPHGAHLSHSSHGNESGISSASHGNSVDGQIHRLRLKLLKKLKAKKKKLAALMSSPQNGTLPGENLENASHCGSPNDCESIEDLLNELQYQIDNADTKSGCTTIAGASQCSGQTQEEILAELLSPTAVVSAEPAEHGEADFRYLEMGDNRIPAPVADALNTTPQDTHLRQDHNYCSPTKKHQGEVQTDSLTSHSCVRTLNLETCMKTDIFDEFFSTSALNSLADDPLDLPHFDEYLFESC
- the USPL1 gene encoding SUMO-specific isopeptidase USPL1 isoform X2, with translation MMDSPKIGNGLPVIGQGTDRGVPSLHRNYDSAKDASDGYCPACREKGKLKALKTYRISFQESIFLCEDLQCIYPLGSKSLNNLICPDLEDCHIPNKPQKRKILATSYEDSPPLTNSKKTRNHFVIDGEQTLNSKPNGDPYDETSGLPELPQSGRQNVVRTADSLEQKIVEPDSVDCPAGEDPPTVDIAGTRETSPQNQGCTSELELPLETSSTSLCQTSCVQWKNTFALCWLDCILSALVHLEGLRNAVTELCTTQESVFRQLFTKYNEADKLLHTHQLDAVKDEDCKKLPSVLFTKIDACLNEVRDEIFTRLQPQLRCTLGDMESPVFAFPLLLKIEPHIEKLFMYSFSWNFECSQCGHKYQNRCIKTLVTFTHVIPEWHPLNAAHFGPCNSCNNKSQIRKMVLEKVSPIFMVHFVEGLPHNDLQQYLFHFEDSIYQVTSVIQYQANNHFITWILDADGSWLECDDLKGPCAERHEKFEVPASEIHIVIWEGKISQMIDTTVAGLPLTKKTDQHAFSDENPAFPASCSVGDAASAETSSVTHPSDTSGVPTALSQAEAVVIGDQSLSSPCGLVDNNLLTLTLEEIQVNSDGFLLEKRPVGENEGIFETNTLQLQESLTNSFVLAPCTEKLIKDQAVDVRFPSQVINADVPSVQPNTEDIVITQPVNNGHATDLTQGVESIEIERSPQFRQFLSPETEKLKSEHVTSQVSNLKKKEAATHSPGIAARSVQNQPPKALKENQKKPFVGSWVKGLLSKGASFMPPCVSAHTRNTITDLQPSVKGASNFGGFKTKGINQKANQVSRKARKCASKPPPVSNPPPSDPSSDGTAAHLRPSGSADSDVLKQSESAPHGAHLSHSSHGNESGISSASHGNSVDGQIHRLRLKLLKKLKAKKKKLAALMSSPQNGTLPGENLENASHCGSPNDCESIEDLLNELQYQIDNADTKSGCTTIAGASQCSGQTQEEILAELLSPTAVVSAEPAEHGEADFRYLEMGDNRIPAPVADALNTTPQDTHLRQDHNYCSPTKKHQGEVQTDSLTSHSCVRTLNLETCMKTDIFDEFFSTSALNSLADDPLDLPHFDEYLFESC
- the USPL1 gene encoding SUMO-specific isopeptidase USPL1 isoform X5, with translation MESPVFAFPLLLKIEPHIEKLFMYSFSWNFECSQCGHKYQNRCIKTLVTFTHVIPEWHPLNAAHFGPCNSCNNKSQIRKMVLEKVSPIFMVHFVEGLPHNDLQQYLFHFEDSIYQVTSVIQYQANNHFITWILDADGSWLECDDLKGPCAERHEKFEVPASEIHIVIWEGKISQMIDTTVAGLPLTKKTDQHAFSDENPAFPASCSVGDAASAETSSVTHPSDTSGVPTALSQAEAVVIGDQSLSSPCGLVDNNLLTLTLEEIQVNSDGFLLEKRPVGENEGIFETNTLQLQESLTNSFVLAPCTEKLIKDQAVDVRFPSQVINADVPSVQPNTEDIVITQPVNNGHATDLTQGVESIEIERSPQFRQFLSPETEKLKSEHVTSQVSNLKKKEAATHSPGIAARSVQNQPPKALKENQKKPFVGSWVKGLLSKGASFMPPCVSAHTRNTITDLQPSVKGASNFGGFKTKGINQKANQVSRKARKCASKPPPVSNPPPSDPSSDGTAAHLRPSGSADSDVLKQSESAPHGAHLSHSSHGNESGISSASHGNSVDGQIHRLRLKLLKKLKAKKKKLAALMSSPQNGTLPGENLENASHCGSPNDCESIEDLLNELQYQIDNADTKSGCTTIAGASQCSGQTQEEILAELLSPTAVVSAEPAEHGEADFRYLEMGDNRIPAPVADALNTTPQDTHLRQDHNYCSPTKKHQGEVQTDSLTSHSCVRTLNLETCMKTDIFDEFFSTSALNSLADDPLDLPHFDEYLFESC